The following proteins are co-located in the Pedobacter frigiditerrae genome:
- a CDS encoding GlxA family transcriptional regulator, whose product MKQIGVLLSKNYKLLSVAAILEVFETVNKFYATAGDDLPFELSLLAADENIINQKESFGYQLQAIKDVKQLDLILIPAFTSDNMHETLQANKRCVPHLINQYNNGACIGTFCTGAFLLGASGLLNGKIATTHVDASDGFANAFPEVNLKADRTVTQDGRLYTSGGATSSFHLLLHLVQEFCGNEMAIKIAKVFAIDMDRDKQSYFSTFQPSRNHNDELVASAQQKIESNYHDVATIEELIKDIPSSRRNIVRRFKQVTGITPIEYLQQTRIAAAKKLLERTGQQMTEIIFNSGYSDPKAFRKVFKKSVGMTPSQYREKFQVR is encoded by the coding sequence ATGAAGCAAATAGGAGTTTTATTAAGCAAGAACTATAAACTATTGAGCGTTGCGGCCATCTTAGAAGTTTTTGAAACCGTTAATAAGTTTTACGCAACTGCTGGAGATGATTTACCCTTTGAATTGAGCTTATTAGCAGCTGATGAAAACATCATAAACCAGAAAGAATCTTTTGGTTATCAGTTACAAGCTATAAAAGATGTAAAGCAGTTAGATTTAATATTAATTCCGGCTTTTACATCAGATAATATGCACGAAACCTTGCAAGCTAACAAACGTTGTGTACCACATCTCATTAACCAATACAACAATGGCGCTTGCATTGGTACGTTTTGCACAGGTGCATTTTTATTAGGTGCAAGTGGTTTATTAAATGGAAAAATAGCAACCACCCATGTTGATGCGAGCGACGGATTTGCAAACGCTTTTCCGGAGGTAAATTTAAAAGCCGATAGAACGGTTACACAAGATGGTAGACTATATACTAGTGGCGGTGCAACTTCATCATTTCACTTATTATTACATTTAGTACAAGAGTTTTGTGGAAATGAAATGGCCATCAAAATAGCTAAGGTTTTTGCCATTGATATGGATAGGGATAAACAATCTTATTTCAGTACGTTCCAACCCTCACGCAACCATAATGATGAGTTAGTAGCTTCTGCCCAGCAAAAAATTGAAAGCAATTACCATGATGTTGCCACTATTGAAGAGTTAATAAAAGATATTCCCTCTAGCAGAAGAAACATTGTGAGGAGATTTAAGCAGGTAACTGGAATTACCCCAATAGAATACCTACAACAAACTAGAATTGCCGCAGCTAAAAAACTATTGGAAAGAACGGGTCAGCAAATGACCGAAATTATTTTTAACTCGGGTTATAGCGACCCAAAGGCTTTTAGGAAAGTATTTAAAAAAAGTGTGGGAATGACGCCATCACAATACAGAGAAAAATTTCAGGTGAGGTAA
- a CDS encoding DinB family protein — METKTASNRMYAIITLFDMHTKYFHQALEGISDEDATERLDTKANHIKWLTGSLIQERYELAKIFGQDLKSDADELFKDHKGIQDDAIYPTLDAYKKDWDKISPILRAELIKATDEKLDKILEYPGMSFSVYEMVSFDAYREANCIGQIALWRRLLNYPGINYM, encoded by the coding sequence ATGGAAACAAAAACAGCAAGTAACAGAATGTATGCAATTATCACTTTGTTTGATATGCATACCAAATACTTTCATCAAGCATTAGAAGGAATTTCTGATGAAGATGCAACTGAAAGATTAGATACAAAAGCAAATCATATCAAATGGTTGACAGGTAGCTTAATTCAAGAAAGGTATGAGTTGGCAAAGATTTTTGGACAGGATTTAAAATCGGATGCCGATGAACTTTTTAAAGACCATAAAGGTATTCAGGATGATGCTATTTACCCAACATTAGATGCTTATAAAAAAGATTGGGATAAAATAAGCCCGATTTTAAGGGCGGAATTAATTAAAGCAACAGATGAAAAGCTGGATAAGATTTTAGAATATCCAGGTATGAGTTTCTCTGTTTACGAAATGGTTTCATTTGATGCTTATCGTGAAGCTAATTGTATAGGTCAAATCGCCCTATGGCGTAGGTTATTAAATTACCCAGGTATTAATTACATGTAA
- a CDS encoding DinB family protein, translating into MEKDIIISDFNKVFSDLATTVEGFDYKSYNEVPFDESWTPAQVTQHVILASEGFVKVLNAEVKDTERVIDEKKSQIKAIFLDYGTKMKSPDFILPELKEYDKDSHLAKIAIIQEGITKAINDLDLSKTCLSFELPGMGHLTRLEAIYFVTYHTERHVHQLKEIHRFQKSA; encoded by the coding sequence ATGGAAAAAGACATCATCATATCAGATTTTAACAAGGTTTTTTCTGATTTGGCAACAACGGTTGAGGGTTTCGATTACAAGAGTTATAATGAAGTTCCTTTTGATGAAAGTTGGACACCTGCACAAGTAACACAACATGTTATTTTAGCGAGCGAAGGATTTGTTAAGGTTTTAAATGCTGAAGTAAAAGATACAGAAAGGGTAATCGACGAGAAAAAATCCCAAATCAAAGCTATCTTTTTAGATTATGGAACCAAAATGAAGTCGCCAGATTTTATTTTACCTGAGCTAAAGGAATATGATAAGGATAGCCATCTTGCAAAAATTGCGATTATCCAAGAAGGAATTACAAAGGCGATCAATGATTTAGATTTAAGTAAAACTTGTCTGTCATTTGAATTGCCGGGTATGGGGCATTTAACAAGATTAGAAGCCATTTATTTTGTAACCTATCACACAGAAAGACATGTGCACCAATTAAAGGAAATCCATCGTTTTCAAAAATCGGCTTAA
- a CDS encoding SRPBCC family protein, with protein MTILFSILLFLAVLVGFLLFLALIIKKEYSIERDITINKSKEEVFDYIKIMRNQEKYNVWVMKDPNVKLVYTGIDGTEGFTCAWEGNKQAGKGEQEFKKIEDGTSLNIELRFERPFKNIAQTYLYTKTVGENQTNLKWQMVGKNKFPMNLMNIIIDGLLGKDLDKSLNNVKQILERN; from the coding sequence ATGACCATCTTATTTTCCATTCTCTTGTTCTTAGCCGTATTAGTTGGCTTCTTATTATTCCTAGCATTGATTATTAAAAAAGAATATTCAATTGAAAGAGATATTACCATCAATAAATCTAAAGAGGAAGTCTTCGATTATATCAAGATAATGAGAAACCAAGAAAAGTATAATGTATGGGTGATGAAAGACCCCAATGTGAAATTAGTTTATACAGGAATTGATGGAACAGAAGGTTTTACTTGCGCTTGGGAAGGCAACAAACAAGCAGGAAAAGGTGAACAAGAATTTAAGAAAATTGAGGATGGAACTAGCTTAAACATCGAACTAAGGTTTGAAAGGCCATTTAAAAATATCGCCCAAACATATCTGTATACAAAAACGGTTGGCGAAAATCAGACCAATTTGAAATGGCAAATGGTTGGTAAAAACAAGTTTCCAATGAATTTGATGAATATAATTATAGATGGGTTATTGGGTAAAGATTTAGATAAAAGTTTAAATAACGTTAAACAAATTTTAGAACGTAATTAA
- a CDS encoding VOC family protein codes for MVVNPYLNFNGNTEEVFNFYKSVFGGEFAFLQRYKDIPKEDNTEGCVDEVPDAEGNKIMHMSLNIGSTMLMGTDVPSNMEQVKSGTNLSLCISVDSRADADRIFAGLAEGGHIQMPLQDMFWGDYYGMLTDKYEVQWMISFNPANDGKNNKA; via the coding sequence ATGGTAGTAAATCCGTATCTAAACTTTAATGGTAATACCGAAGAAGTTTTTAACTTTTATAAATCAGTTTTTGGTGGCGAGTTTGCCTTTTTGCAACGCTATAAAGACATTCCAAAAGAGGATAATACTGAAGGATGTGTTGACGAAGTGCCGGACGCCGAAGGCAACAAAATTATGCACATGTCCCTAAACATTGGCTCAACTATGTTAATGGGAACCGACGTGCCTTCTAATATGGAGCAAGTTAAGTCTGGTACAAATTTATCGCTTTGCATAAGTGTTGATAGCAGGGCAGATGCAGACAGGATTTTTGCAGGATTAGCTGAAGGTGGGCATATTCAAATGCCATTGCAAGATATGTTTTGGGGCGATTATTACGGTATGTTAACCGATAAATATGAAGTGCAATGGATGATAAGTTTTAACCCTGCAAATGACGGTAAAAATAATAAAGCATAA
- a CDS encoding DUF2147 domain-containing protein — protein MFKKLAVLFLLFASTLSVFAQKKDDILGKWLNSSGEGQIEIIKRGDKYFGKLVWIKDPNDEKGKPKLDVKNPNTNLRTKPILGLEIVKDFVYEDGEWTDGKVYDPKTGKSYSGNMSLEGSSKLKMRGYIGISLIGRTEVWKKVK, from the coding sequence ATGTTTAAAAAATTAGCAGTCTTATTTCTATTGTTCGCCTCTACATTATCTGTTTTTGCTCAAAAAAAGGATGATATTTTAGGCAAATGGCTTAACTCATCTGGCGAAGGACAAATTGAAATTATTAAAAGAGGTGATAAATACTTTGGCAAATTAGTTTGGATAAAAGACCCAAATGATGAGAAAGGCAAACCTAAGTTAGATGTAAAAAATCCAAATACGAACCTACGAACAAAGCCTATTTTAGGTTTAGAAATTGTAAAAGACTTTGTTTATGAAGATGGTGAATGGACAGATGGAAAAGTATATGATCCTAAAACTGGAAAATCTTATAGTGGTAATATGAGTTTGGAAGGTTCTAGCAAATTGAAAATGAGAGGATACATCGGTATATCGCTAATTGGAAGAACTGAAGTTTGGAAAAAAGTTAAATAA
- a CDS encoding oxidoreductase, with translation MKKIIYLLLLLPSIVFAQNYSLKKLAAGTNTSMRGLSVLSDSVAWVSGSGGYVGKTLNGGKTWEWMQPKGYEKLDFRDIQAFDNLKAIVVNAGSPAYILSTVDGGKTWREAYKNTDSAIFLDGMDFWDAQQGIIFGDPIKNKMQLLKTTDGGLTWQDISANLKQELSVGEAGFAASGTTIRTGQGGRVWIASGGSKSKIYFSSNYGYKWKVYDCPIIQGESSTGPFSIAFYDARNGITVGGNYLKDKESTNNVLVTKNGGKTWEKPLRPVLGYRSAVEYFNSKICFATGSSGTDYSLDGGNTWTNISTQNFNALQKAKKGNLVLLTGNKGNIYQLIW, from the coding sequence ATGAAAAAAATTATTTATTTATTATTATTACTTCCAAGCATTGTCTTTGCCCAAAATTATAGTTTGAAAAAGCTTGCAGCAGGTACAAATACCAGTATGCGAGGTTTATCAGTTTTATCTGATTCTGTTGCTTGGGTAAGTGGTAGTGGTGGGTATGTAGGTAAAACATTAAATGGTGGTAAAACTTGGGAATGGATGCAGCCTAAAGGCTATGAAAAATTAGATTTTAGGGATATTCAGGCCTTTGATAACCTTAAGGCTATCGTTGTAAACGCAGGCTCGCCAGCTTATATTTTATCTACCGTTGATGGTGGGAAGACTTGGCGAGAAGCTTATAAAAACACAGATTCGGCCATATTTTTAGATGGTATGGATTTTTGGGATGCACAACAAGGTATCATCTTTGGCGACCCAATAAAGAATAAAATGCAGCTATTAAAAACTACAGATGGTGGTTTAACTTGGCAAGATATATCGGCTAACCTTAAACAAGAATTAAGCGTTGGCGAAGCTGGTTTTGCAGCAAGCGGAACAACAATTAGAACGGGACAAGGAGGAAGAGTATGGATAGCAAGTGGAGGTTCTAAATCGAAAATTTATTTCTCTAGCAATTATGGCTACAAATGGAAAGTGTACGATTGCCCAATTATACAAGGTGAAAGTAGTACTGGTCCATTTTCAATTGCTTTTTACGATGCTAGAAATGGCATCACAGTTGGCGGAAATTATTTAAAGGATAAAGAAAGTACTAATAATGTTTTAGTCACAAAAAACGGTGGTAAAACTTGGGAAAAACCTTTACGTCCTGTTCTTGGTTATCGTTCTGCTGTAGAATATTTTAATAGCAAAATTTGCTTTGCAACAGGTTCATCTGGTACAGATTATTCTTTAGATGGCGGCAATACTTGGACAAACATCTCTACCCAAAACTTTAATGCGCTGCAAAAAGCCAAAAAAGGAAATTTGGTGTTGCTTACTGGAAATAAGGGAAATATTTATCAATTGATTTGGTAG
- a CDS encoding TetR/AcrR family transcriptional regulator: MAVKDKGTEQLIKDTAKRIFFSEGKLHATTQDIADAAGVNRTLLNYYFRSRDILFEQVATEARQEMSAVLDPVFQAELEFKDKLEKLITVFMDQAIKFPFREMYVVTELNRTSRVIPEEKKTIVKGFLREISAEMEKGKIRKMDPRQFCINLFALMAYPLITTCLNKSLYNVNDAEYSKLMKDRKKLIFEMIYQ, translated from the coding sequence ATGGCAGTAAAAGATAAGGGCACGGAGCAGCTGATAAAAGATACCGCAAAACGTATCTTTTTTTCGGAGGGTAAATTACACGCTACCACACAAGACATAGCCGATGCGGCAGGTGTAAACAGAACATTATTAAATTATTATTTCAGGTCTAGAGACATACTTTTTGAGCAAGTGGCTACAGAAGCTCGACAAGAAATGTCGGCAGTTTTAGACCCAGTTTTTCAGGCAGAACTAGAGTTTAAAGATAAATTAGAAAAGCTAATCACAGTTTTTATGGATCAAGCCATAAAGTTTCCTTTTCGGGAAATGTATGTAGTAACTGAACTAAATAGAACATCAAGGGTTATCCCGGAAGAGAAAAAGACCATCGTAAAAGGATTCTTAAGAGAGATTAGTGCAGAAATGGAAAAGGGTAAGATTAGAAAGATGGATCCTAGGCAATTCTGCATCAATTTATTCGCCTTGATGGCATACCCATTAATTACGACTTGCCTTAATAAATCATTATATAATGTTAACGATGCAGAATATTCAAAATTAATGAAAGACAGAAAAAAGTTAATATTCGAAATGATATATCAATAA
- a CDS encoding efflux RND transporter periplasmic adaptor subunit translates to MKHKLTPKIHMKAILRLSVILLLGAVLASCNGDKEEKAKQAAAAAAMPQPYPVFDISTQSTTLNSDYPATIEGIQDVDIRPKVDGFIERIYVDEGAVVKKGQLLFKINAPQYEQQVRTAAAAISSAEANVSAAQLQVNKTRPLVEKDIISKYELDAALLTLQSRRAALAQAKAELSNARVNLGYTSITSPVDGIVGSIPFKTGSLVSGSSAQPLTTVSNIAKVYAYFSLNEKQLLDFSSTYKGKTLAEQMKNIPAVSLVLADGTIYAQNGKIESINGQINTATGSASLRATFPNPTSLLKSGSSASVRIPQHFDNVILIPQKSTVDLQGKKFVYVLGDSAKVVNTEIQIKEITKGNFYVVTSGLKTGDKIVFEGFQSLKEGTKIKPVTLNRDSVFAEIKK, encoded by the coding sequence ATGAAACACAAATTAACCCCTAAAATACATATGAAAGCAATCCTTCGACTATCCGTTATTTTATTATTAGGTGCTGTTTTGGCTTCTTGTAATGGCGACAAAGAAGAAAAGGCAAAACAAGCGGCTGCTGCTGCAGCCATGCCACAACCTTATCCTGTTTTTGATATCAGCACACAATCAACCACTTTAAATTCAGATTACCCAGCTACAATTGAAGGAATTCAGGATGTAGATATTAGACCAAAAGTTGATGGTTTTATAGAGCGAATTTATGTTGATGAAGGTGCGGTTGTGAAAAAAGGGCAGTTACTTTTTAAGATAAATGCGCCACAATACGAGCAGCAAGTTAGAACTGCGGCAGCCGCGATTAGTAGCGCAGAAGCTAATGTGAGTGCAGCTCAATTACAGGTAAATAAAACCAGACCTTTGGTAGAAAAAGATATCATTAGCAAATACGAATTAGACGCAGCTTTATTGACTTTACAAAGTAGAAGAGCAGCTTTAGCACAAGCAAAAGCAGAACTTTCTAACGCTCGTGTAAACCTAGGTTATACATCTATTACAAGTCCTGTTGATGGTATAGTAGGTAGCATCCCTTTTAAAACCGGAAGTTTGGTGAGTGGTAGTAGTGCTCAACCTTTAACAACGGTATCAAATATTGCTAAAGTGTATGCTTACTTTTCTTTAAATGAAAAACAACTGTTAGATTTCTCTAGCACTTATAAAGGAAAAACCTTGGCAGAGCAGATGAAGAACATTCCTGCTGTAAGTTTAGTGCTTGCAGATGGAACTATTTATGCGCAAAACGGTAAAATAGAATCGATAAACGGTCAAATTAATACGGCTACAGGTTCAGCTAGTTTAAGAGCAACCTTCCCTAATCCAACATCATTGCTAAAAAGTGGTTCAAGTGCTTCGGTTCGTATCCCTCAACATTTCGATAACGTTATTCTCATCCCTCAAAAATCTACAGTAGACTTACAAGGAAAGAAATTTGTTTACGTTTTAGGCGATTCTGCCAAAGTTGTAAATACCGAAATTCAGATTAAGGAAATAACAAAAGGTAATTTTTATGTAGTTACTAGCGGTTTAAAAACTGGCGATAAAATTGTTTTTGAAGGTTTCCAATCTTTAAAAGAAGGAACAAAAATTAAGCCTGTAACCTTAAACAGGGATTCGGTTTTTGCTGAAATCAAAAAATAA
- a CDS encoding efflux RND transporter permease subunit: MFKKFIERPVLSTVISIIIVILGILGLVTLPVSQYPEIAPPTVQVSASYQGANADVVMSSVVIPLEEQINGVENMTYMTSSASNDGTATITVNFKLGTNPDLAAVNVQNRVARASSLLPAEVTRSGVVTAKRQASNVLIFAIYSDDPSYDQKFLQNYANINIIPQIKRINGVGDASAFGLMDYTMRIWLKPDVMATYGLVPNDISVALAEQNIEAAPGQFGEQGDQSFQYTLKYSGRLKDETQFSNIIIRTGANGQVLRLKDIARIELGAQSYTSSVRFNGKPALGIAINQTAGSNAKEVIENSLKALEEAQKIFPKGVHYTTLINVNDFLDASIEKVIHTLIEAFILVFLVVFIFLQDFRSTLIPAISVPVAIIGTFFFLSLFGFTINLLTLFALVLAIGIVVDDAIVVVEAVHAKLDSGYKSAKKATVDAMDDISGAIISITLVMAAVFIPVSFIQGSSGVFYKQFGLTLAIAIILSAVNALTLSPALCAIFLKPHADDHEKPKNFLQRFYVGFNTSFDLMTNRYKKSVSFLSRKKWVAIAGILGFVVVLIWTMNTTPKGFVPNEDLGTIMSDISLPAGTSNEQTEVVIKQIDDIVHTIPEIKNSLRIVGRSMISGTGSSYGMVISRLVPWDERKRDVKAIIGELFAKTAKIKGAKIIFFAPPTIQGFGTSGGFEFQLQDKTGGDIRKFNEIGNAFLAALSKRPEILNAYTSFNPNFPQYQVDVNVAKIKQAGLAVTDVLGVLQGYYGGVYASNFNKFGKQYRVMYQADAAYRANQQTLNSIYVRNSTGAMAPITEFITLTKVYGPQAISRFNLYTSIAVTGAPKAGFSSGDALKAVQEEAAIHLPAGYGYEFSGLSREEMAGGNQTIFIFLLCVVFVYFLLAAQYESYILPLAVLISLPIGLAGVFIFDKIFSVDNNIYTQITLIMLVGLLAKNAILIVEYAVDRRRKGMSIVNAAIEGATARLRPILMTSFAFILGLLPLMLSSGVGAAGNTSIGTGAVGGMLIGTIFGIFVIPALFIIFQTLQEKVSSKSPFDEDVHNEQSELEFPAVEGREH; this comes from the coding sequence ATGTTTAAGAAATTTATAGAAAGACCAGTATTATCAACGGTAATCTCCATTATCATTGTAATATTAGGCATATTAGGTTTAGTTACCTTACCAGTTTCACAATATCCAGAAATTGCACCACCAACAGTTCAGGTTTCAGCTTCTTATCAAGGTGCAAATGCCGATGTGGTTATGAGCAGTGTGGTTATTCCGCTAGAAGAGCAAATAAATGGGGTAGAGAACATGACCTACATGACCTCTTCTGCCAGTAATGATGGTACAGCAACCATTACAGTAAACTTTAAATTGGGTACAAACCCAGATTTAGCAGCGGTAAACGTACAAAATCGTGTGGCTAGAGCAAGCAGTTTATTACCAGCAGAGGTTACACGTTCTGGCGTAGTTACCGCTAAAAGGCAAGCCAGTAACGTACTTATTTTTGCTATTTATAGTGATGATCCGTCTTATGATCAGAAGTTTTTGCAGAACTATGCCAACATCAATATCATCCCTCAAATTAAACGTATTAATGGGGTAGGTGATGCAAGTGCTTTTGGTTTAATGGACTATACCATGCGTATTTGGCTAAAGCCAGATGTAATGGCAACTTATGGTTTAGTGCCAAATGATATTAGTGTAGCCTTGGCAGAACAGAATATTGAAGCTGCTCCAGGTCAATTTGGAGAGCAAGGTGATCAATCTTTTCAATACACTTTAAAATATTCTGGCCGCTTAAAAGATGAAACACAATTTAGCAACATCATTATTAGAACGGGTGCTAACGGTCAAGTATTAAGGTTAAAAGACATTGCCAGGATAGAACTTGGGGCACAAAGTTATACCAGTTCGGTGAGGTTTAACGGTAAACCTGCATTAGGTATTGCCATAAATCAAACTGCAGGATCAAATGCAAAAGAGGTAATCGAAAACTCTCTAAAAGCTTTAGAAGAAGCCCAGAAAATATTTCCAAAAGGTGTTCACTATACCACTTTGATTAACGTTAACGATTTCTTGGATGCCTCTATTGAAAAGGTAATTCATACTTTAATTGAAGCCTTTATATTAGTGTTTTTAGTGGTATTTATCTTCCTGCAAGATTTCCGTTCTACGTTGATTCCTGCTATTTCGGTACCAGTGGCGATTATTGGTACGTTCTTCTTCTTAAGTTTATTTGGCTTTACCATTAACCTATTAACACTGTTTGCATTGGTACTAGCAATCGGTATTGTGGTGGATGATGCGATTGTAGTTGTAGAAGCCGTACATGCTAAATTAGATAGCGGTTATAAATCTGCTAAAAAAGCAACGGTAGATGCAATGGACGACATTAGTGGTGCTATTATCTCTATTACTTTGGTAATGGCGGCGGTGTTTATTCCAGTAAGTTTTATTCAAGGTTCATCAGGTGTATTTTATAAACAGTTTGGTTTAACATTAGCTATCGCGATTATTTTATCAGCTGTTAACGCATTAACATTAAGTCCGGCTTTGTGTGCCATTTTCCTAAAACCACACGCAGATGATCACGAAAAACCAAAAAACTTTTTGCAGCGTTTTTATGTAGGTTTTAATACATCATTCGATTTGATGACCAATCGTTATAAAAAATCTGTCAGCTTCCTGTCTCGCAAAAAATGGGTAGCAATTGCAGGTATTTTAGGCTTTGTGGTGGTTTTAATATGGACAATGAATACCACGCCAAAAGGTTTTGTACCAAATGAAGATTTGGGAACAATCATGTCTGATATTTCATTGCCAGCAGGAACTTCAAACGAACAAACAGAAGTTGTAATTAAGCAAATTGATGATATTGTGCATACCATCCCAGAGATTAAAAATTCACTTAGGATTGTTGGTAGAAGTATGATAAGTGGTACTGGAAGTTCTTATGGAATGGTAATTTCTCGTTTGGTACCTTGGGATGAAAGAAAGCGTGATGTGAAAGCGATCATCGGCGAATTATTTGCTAAAACAGCAAAAATTAAAGGCGCTAAAATTATTTTCTTTGCTCCACCAACCATTCAAGGTTTTGGTACAAGTGGTGGTTTCGAATTTCAGTTACAAGATAAAACAGGTGGCGATATCAGGAAATTTAATGAAATTGGTAATGCATTTTTAGCGGCATTAAGTAAAAGGCCTGAAATATTGAATGCTTACACTTCATTTAATCCAAATTTCCCTCAATATCAAGTTGATGTGAATGTGGCCAAAATTAAGCAAGCTGGTTTAGCAGTAACAGATGTTTTAGGTGTTTTACAAGGCTATTATGGCGGAGTTTATGCTTCAAACTTTAATAAATTTGGTAAACAGTATAGGGTAATGTATCAAGCAGATGCCGCTTACCGTGCTAACCAACAAACTTTAAACAGTATTTATGTGAGAAATTCTACTGGTGCCATGGCTCCAATAACAGAATTTATTACACTTACTAAAGTTTACGGACCGCAAGCGATTTCTCGTTTTAATCTTTACACCTCGATCGCAGTAACTGGTGCGCCAAAAGCTGGTTTTAGTTCTGGTGATGCACTTAAAGCTGTGCAAGAAGAAGCGGCTATCCACTTGCCTGCAGGTTATGGTTACGAGTTTTCGGGTTTATCCCGTGAGGAAATGGCAGGTGGTAATCAGACCATTTTTATCTTCTTGTTGTGCGTTGTATTTGTGTACTTCCTTTTAGCTGCACAATATGAAAGTTATATTTTGCCTTTAGCAGTTTTAATTTCTCTACCTATCGGATTAGCTGGTGTATTTATTTTCGATAAGATTTTTAGTGTTGATAATAACATCTATACACAGATTACCTTGATCATGCTAGTTGGTTTGCTAGCTAAAAATGCCATCCTAATTGTTGAGTACGCAGTAGATAGAAGAAGAAAGGGAATGAGCATTGTTAATGCAGCAATTGAAGGCGCAACCGCTCGTTTACGTCCAATTTTAATGACCTCATTTGCATTTATCTTAGGTCTTTTGCCTTTGATGCTTTCTTCTGGAGTTGGTGCAGCTGGTAATACTTCTATTGGTACAGGCGCTGTTGGTGGAATGTTAATCGGAACCATTTTCGGGATATTTGTAATTCCGGCTTTGTTTATCATTTTCCAAACGCTACAAGAAAAGGTGAGCAGTAAATCTCCATTTGATGAAGATGTGCATAACGAACAATCAGAACTAGAATTTCCGGCAGTAGAAGGTCGTGAACATTAA